The Centroberyx gerrardi isolate f3 chromosome 24, fCenGer3.hap1.cur.20231027, whole genome shotgun sequence genome includes a region encoding these proteins:
- the rtcb gene encoding RNA-splicing ligase RtcB homolog, with translation MSRTYNDELQYLDKIDKNCWRIKKGFVPNMQVEGIFYVNDPLEKLMFEELRNACRGGGFGGFLPAMKQIGNVAALPGIVHRSIGLPDVHSGYGFAIGNMAAFDMSDPNAVVSPGGVGFDINCGVRLLRTNLDEGDVQPVKEQLAQALFDHIPVGVGSKGVIPMSAKDLEEALEMGVDWSLREGYAWAEDKEHCEEYGRMLQADPNKVSSKAKKRGLPQLGTLGAGNHYAEIQVVDEIYNDYAAKKMGIDHKGQVCVMIHSGSRGLGHQVATDALVAMEKAMKRDKIIVNDRQLACARITSDEGQDYLKGMAAAGNYAWVNRSSMTFLTRQAFSKVFATTPDDLDMHVIYDVSHNIAKVEEHMVDGKQKTLLVHRKGSTRAFPPHHPLIAVDYQLTGQPVLIGGTMGTCSYVLTGTEQGMTETFGTTCHGAGRALSRAKSRRNLDFQDVLDKLADKGIAIRVASPKLVMEEAPESYKNVTDVVNTCHDAGISKKAIKLRPIAVIKG, from the exons ATGAGTCGAACTTATAATGATGAGTTGCAGTACTTGGATAAGATTGACAAGAACTGCTGGCGGATTAAAAAGGGGTTTGTTCCAAATATGCAG GTTGAAGGAATATTCTACGTCAATGATCCACTTGAGAAACTGATGTTTGAGGAGCTACGCAATGCCTGTagaggaggag GTTTTGGTGGGTTCCTTCCGGCCATGAAACAAATTGGGAATGTTGCAGCACTGCCTGGAATAGTACAT AGGTCCATTGGTCTCCCAGATGTCCACTCCGGATACGGATTTGCCATTGGAAACATGGCAGCCTTTGACATGAGCGATCCCAACGCTGTGGTGTCTCCAG GCGGTGTGGGGTTTGACATTAACTGCGGCGTGCGCCTGCTGAGGACCAACCTGGACGAGGGAGACGTCCAGCCGGTGAAAGAGCAGCTGGCCCAGGCACTGTTTGACCACATCCCAGTGGGAGTGGGGTCCAAGGGAGTCATTCCCATGAGCGCCAA GGACCTGGAGGAGGCGCTGGAGATGGGGGTGGACTGGTCCCTGAGGGAGGGCTACGCCTGGGCCGAGGACAAGGAGCACTGCGAGGAGTACGGCCGCATGCTGCAGGCCGACCCCAACAAGGTCTCCTCCAAGGCCAAGAAGAGAGGGCTGCCCCAG CTGGGTACTTTAGGAGCAGGGAACCACTATGCAGAGATCCAGGTTGTGGATGAGATCTACAACGACTACGCTGCTAAGAAGATGGGCATCGACCACAAGGGCCAAGTCTGTGTGATGATCCACAGCGGCAGCAGAGGATTGGGCCACCAAGTGGCCACAG ACGCCCTTGTTGCCATGGAGAAGGCGATGAAGAGGGACAAGATCATCGTGAACGACCGTCAGCTGGCCTGCGCTCGCATCACGTCTGACGAGGGTCAGGACTATCTGAAGGGCATGGCCGCCGCCGGCAACTACGCCTGGGTCAACAGATCCTCCATGACCTTCCTCACCAGACAG gcctTCTCCAAAGTGTTCGCTACCACGCCGGACGACCTGGACATGCACGTCATCTACGACGTTTCCCACAACATCGCCAAGGTGGAGGAGCACATGGTGGACGGCAAGCAGAAGACGCTGCTGGTCCACCGCAAGGGCTCCACCCGAGCcttccccccccaccacccGCTCATCGCCGTCGACTACCAG CTCACAGGTCAGCCCGTGCTGATCGGAGGCACCATGGGAACCTGCAGCTACGTCTTAACAGGAACCGAGCAAGGCATGACAGAAACCTTCGGCACTACCTGCCACGGAGCG GGTCGTGCTCTGTCTCGAGCAAAATCCCGCAGGAACTTGGACTTCCAGGACGTGCTGGACAAGCTGGCAGACAAGGGCATCGCCATCCGAGTAGCCTCGCCCAAACTGGTCATGGAGGAG